From a single Desulfobacterales bacterium genomic region:
- a CDS encoding dodecin family protein, whose amino-acid sequence MSESVYKIIELVGTSTESWEKAARQAVETAGKSLRDLRVAEITKLDMKIENGKVAAFRARVSLSFKYHSS is encoded by the coding sequence ATGTCAGAGAGTGTCTATAAGATTATCGAACTGGTGGGGACAAGTACGGAATCGTGGGAAAAGGCGGCCCGGCAGGCAGTGGAGACCGCGGGCAAGAGCCTGCGCGACCTGAGGGTGGCGGAGATAACCAAGCTGGACATGAAGATCGAGAACGGCAAGGTGGCGGCATTCCGGGCCCGGGTCTCGCTTTCGTTCAAGTACCATAGCAGTTGA